Proteins encoded by one window of Microcebus murinus isolate Inina chromosome 2, M.murinus_Inina_mat1.0, whole genome shotgun sequence:
- the XKR8 gene encoding XK-related protein 8 yields MPLSPRATLLRDLVLGVLGTAAFLLDLGADLWAACQYVLSGHYLWAALVLALLALASVAMQLFSWVWLRADPVGLHGPQPPGRCLALLHLLQLGYLYRCVQGLQQGLLAWRQEAPSEFDLAYADFLSLDISMLRLFETFLETTPQLTLVLAIVLQSGRAESYQLVGICVSFAGISWALLDYHRALRACLPSKHLLGPGSSVIYFLWNLLLLWPRVLAVALFAAIFPCFVGLHFLGLWLVLLLWVWLQGTDFMPDAGSEWLYRVTVATILYFSWFNVAEGHTRGRATIHVVFLLSDSVLLVATGMTHSTWLPSGVPLQTWLPVAGVCFLLGLALRLAYYRWLHPRCSWEPDRVDGARSLLSPERGSQLPQNRRAAQLAHTFFPKAKGAAASPVKGEANGVL; encoded by the exons ATGCCCTTGTCGCCCCGCGCCACCCTTCTTCGGGACCTGGTCCTGGGCGTGCTGGGCACCGCCGCCTTCCTGCTCGACCTGGGTGCCGACCTGTGGGCCGCCTGCCAGTACGTGCTCAGCGGCCACTACCTGTGGGCGGCGCTGGTGCTGGCGCTGCTGGCCCTCGCCTCGGTCGCGATGCAGCTCTTCAGCTGGGTCTGGCTGCGCGCCGACCCCGTCGGCCTGCACGGGCCGCAGCCCCCCGGTCGCTGCCTGGCGCTGCTGCATCTCCTGCAGCTGGGATACCTGTACAG GTGCGTGCAGGGGCTGCAGCAGGGGCTGCTGGCGTGGCGGCAGGAAGCGCCCTCTGAGTTTGACTTGGCCTATGCCGACTTCCTCTCCCTGGACATCAGCATGTTGCGGCTCTTCGAGACCTTCTTGGAGACGACGCCGCAGCTCACCCTGGTGCTGGCCATCGTGCTGCAGAGTGGCCGGGCCGAGTCCTACCAAC TGGTTGGCATCTGCGTGTCCTTCGCGGGCATCTCGTGGGCGCTGCTGGACTACCACCGGGCCTTGCGCGCCTGCCTGCCCTCCAAGCACCTCCTGGGCCCGGGCTCCTCCGTGATCTACTTCCTGTGGAACCTGCTGCTGCTGTGGCCCCGAGTCCTGGCTGTGGCCCTGTTCGCAGCCATCTTCCCCTGCTTCGTGGGCCTGCACTTCCTGGGCCTGTGGCTGGTGCTGCTGCTCTGGGTCTGGCTTCAGGGCACAGACTTTATGCCGGACGCTGGCTCCGAGTGGCTGTACCGGGTGACGGTGGCCACAATCCTCTATTTCTCCTGGTTCAATGTGGCTGAGGGCCACACCCGAGGCCGGGCCACCATCCATGTGGTGTTCCTCTTGAGTGACAGTGTTCTCCTGGTGGCCACTGGAATGACTCATAGCACCTGGCTGCCCAGTGGGGTCCCACTGCAGACGTGGCTGCCTGTGGCGGGCGTCTGCTTCCTCCTGGGTCTGGCTTTGCGACTGGCCTACTACCGCTGGCTGCACCCTCGCTGCAGCTGGGAGCCCGACCGGGTGGACGGGGCCCGGAGTCTGCTTTCCCCAGAGCGGGGGAGTCAGCTGCCTCAGAACAGGCGTGCGGCCCAGTTAGCTCACACCTTCTTCCCCAAGGCTAAGGGTGCGGCTGCTTCGCCAGTGAAGGGAGAGGCCAACGGGGTCCTCTGA